The Impatiens glandulifera chromosome 3, dImpGla2.1, whole genome shotgun sequence genome contains a region encoding:
- the LOC124930407 gene encoding secreted RxLR effector protein 161-like, with translation MSDAKFVNVPLAFHFVLNKNQYPKTETEITEMKNVPYSNAIGAVMYLMISIMPDVAYTVSCLSSFMYNPRTKLVGYVDSNYANDRDNRKSITSCVFTLCGSCISWKSQLQPIVALSTTESEYIVVTETFKEAIWLMAVLSEIGFLDNNVVVFSDSKSSIQLWKALFKVRPLWAWQAL, from the exons atGTCTGATGCTAAATTTGTGAATGTGCCTCTTGCTTTCCACTTTGTGTTAAATAAGAATCAGTATCCTAAGactgaaactgaaataactgaaatgaagaatgtgcctTATTCCAATGCTATAGGGGCTGTTATGTATCTCATGATTAGTATTATGCCTGATGTTGCATATACAGTTAGTTGCTTGAGTAGTTTTATGTATAACCCTC GTACTAAGTTGGTTGGTTATGTGGATTCCAATTATGCTAATGATAGGGATAATAGAAAGTCTATTACTTCCTGTGTGTTTACTTTGTGTGGCTCTTGCATAAGTTGGAAGTCTCAACTTCAGCCCATTGTTGCTTTATCTACTACAGAATCTGAGTATATAGTTGTCACTGAAACTTTTAAGGAAGCAATTTGGCTTATGGCtgttttgtctgaaattggttttcttgacaATAATGTGGTTGTGTTTTCTGATAGTAAATCTTCTATTCAACTCt GGAAAGCTCTCTTTAAGGTTCGTCCTTTGTGGGCATGGCAAGCTTTATGA